AATATTAACAGAAAATGATATATCTGGGCGAGTACAATTTGCGAGATATGACAGTGCACCAATGGCaattagatatggtacttctggaccaacgattttttctccattttcagGTGGTCAAAAAGGATCTTTGTTAGCATCAAGTGATCGAACAAACTTTGGTGATGCTAATGGGTGTGTCTTGTCCATGTAAAAGtgctttaatatttttttctgtATATAATGATTGATGAACGAATATTCCCTCTTGCAAATGTTCAATCTGCAATCCGAGGAAAAATTTTGTCTTTCCTAAATCTTTCATCTCAAACTCATTTTTCAAGTAATTGGCAGTTTTAGTAAGCTCTTCTGGAGTGTCAATAAGATTtagatcatcaacatatactgcCACAATCGCAAAACCCTCATCTGTTCTTTTCATAAAAGCGCATGGACAAATAGCACTATTTGTGTATCCTTCTTTTAACAAATATTCACTAAGACGATTGTACCACATGCGACCAGATTGCTTTAATCCATATAAGGATTTATGTAGTTTTATTGATAACATAGCCTTGGGCGCTTCACCATTTTCTTTCGATAGTTTGAATCCTTCAAGcactttcatatatatatcactaTCAAGTGAACCATAAAGATAAGCAGTTACAACATCCATAAGTCGCATATCAAGAGTTTCTGATACTGCTAAACTGATTACGAATCGAAAAGTAGTGGCATCCATCACAGGTGAAtatgtttcctcatagtcaattacAGGTCTCTGCGAGAAACTTTGGGCTACGAGTCGGGCCTTGTATCTTACAATTTCACCATTTTCATTCCTCTTTCGTACAAAAACCCATATGTATCCTACTGGATTACATTTTCAGGTGTTCGTACTACAGGTCCAAACACTTTATGTttttctagtgagtctaattcaGTTTGTATGGCCTTCTTCCACTTTGGCCAATCATCTCTTTGTTGACAATCCTTAACGGATTGTGGTTCTGGGTCTTCATTATGTATGATGTCAAGGGCGATATTTAGGGCAAAGACATTGTCAACAATTGTGTTATTTCGATCCCACAATTTTTGatatgatatataatttattgaaatcTCATTACTTTCATGAGAATTTGATTCTTCAGGAATAATATTATCCAAGTTTGGTTCATTGATCTCTCTTACTATATCATCCAAGATTTCTTCTTCGGGagcttttgaattttctttctcTTGTACCTTTCTTTTTCGAGGTACAATATCCTTTGAACCAATTGGTCAACCACGCTTCTGGCGTATTTTAGATTCATTTGCAGGTTGAATAATAGCTGGTCCTACGGATACATCAATTTTTACAAGGATATTCTCTGCTTGTATATGTGACTTTGTCACATTCTTTGTATTAACAAAAGCATCGGGCAATTGATTTGCAATTCTTTGCAAGTGAATGATTCTTTCAACTTCTTGCTCACATTGATTATTTCGAGGATCATAATGAGATAGTGTTTTCTCATTCCAACAAATCTTTTGTTGTTCTTCGGGACACAACTTTATTTCTCCTAGATTTGGAAATTCCAATTCATCGAAGTGGCAATCTGCAAATCTCGCAGTAAACAAATCTCCTGTTAAAGGTTCCAAAAATCTAATAATAGATGGTGAATCATATCCCACATAAATCCCAAGTCTACGTTGTGGGCCCATTTTGGTTCGCTGTGTAGGTGGGAGAGGGACTTGTACTGCCCAACCAAATACTCGAAGGTGAGAAACATCAGGCTCTCGACCATAAGCAAGTTGTAAGGGTGAGTATTGGTGATAATTAGTTGGCATTATACGAATCAATGATGCAGCATGTAATATGGCATGTCCCCACACAGATGATGTAAGTTTGGTTCTCATCAATAATGGTCTAGCAATTAATTGCAAACGCTTAATAAATGACTCTGCTAAGCCATTTTGTGTATGGACATGGGCAACCGAATGCTCAACTGAAATCCATATTGACATACAATAGTCATTAAATGTCTGCGATTTAAATTCAGCAGCATTATCAAGACGAATTGTCTTGATTGAGTGATCTGGGAACTAAGCtcgtaatttaataatttgcgcaagtaatcttgcaaaagCTATATTTCGAGTTGAAAGCAAACTAACATGTGACCATCTAGTAgacgcatcaatcaataccatgaaGTATCGAAATGGTCTATATGGTGGGTGTATAGGTCCACAAATATCCCCATGAATTTTCTCCAAGAAGGTTGGGATTTCAACATCAATCTTTGTAGGGGAAGGTCTTATAATTAGTTTGCCTTGTGAGCAAGCTACACATGGATAATCATTGTGTAAAAAAATCTTCTGGTTCTTTAGAGGGTGTCCATGTGAGTTAATTATTATTCTGCGCATCATTGTTGCCCTAGGGTGACCAAGTCGATCATGCCATAATTTGAAGCTCTGTTGGTCAACAAACTTCTGGTTTGTGACAATGTTTGCTTCGACTGTTTTTATTGTTGTAAAATACATTCCTGAAGGAAGTgcacataatttttcttttatctgcTTCTGGCCAGATATAATAGATGTTATGCGAAGGTAttcgaaattattttcatttaatgtTTCAATATGTTATCCATTTCGACGGATGTCTTTAAAGCTAAGCAAATTTCTACTGGATTTGCTCGCATATAGGGCATTTTCAATATATAGGCTTGTATTATttggtaaaatgatttttgcctttccataaccttcaataattttttatgcaCCCGATATTGTTAGTAACATTATTTTCAGCTAATGTTAACTCCAAAAAAATAccttttattttgaagaatgaTATGTGTTGTACCACTATCCACTAAGCATTCATCCTGACATTTCATCGTtaatctaaaataaaaatataattcaataagCTAAATTCCATAAATAATGTGTAAAGCTttcaaaagaaatattttattgaataatgaaAACATTTATTGAATAACAAAATAAACCTCCATGACAAATCCTAAACATGAACtgaacatcaaaataaaaacgAGACCATGATAACCTAATAAACAATAGAAATTCAGTATTATTTTCTAACACACCACCACCAATCAAATTATCTATATTTCCATCTGGATTAGCAAAGAAATCAGAGAGGTCCAAGTGAGTTATATCAATTGGATCATCATTGTCCACAAAATTTATCTCCATTTTTCCATTTCCTTGATTGATTTTTGGTATAGATCCACAAGATGTTTTGCCGTACGACAGATACGAGATCAATGCCCTTCCATTCCACATCTATAACATTTTTCTTCATATACTTTGGAACTCTTCTCCTTTGCTTCTTCATTATTGGAATTCCACTGCTGGTGGCTTGTTTTATGTTTCTTTCCATTTTGTTGCTGATAGTATCTTCTTTGGCCACGCCCACGCCCACGCCCACGTCCACGTccattgttatgattttgagtggaATTAGCATTCGCTTTAGGAAATGCAATTTCATATTCTTCAGGAAATGTAGTTCCATTTGCTTCAGGAAATTGTGTGGATCCAGTTGGGCTCATTTGGTGATTTTTCATGAGCAGCTCATTGTTTTGTTCAGCAACTAGTAAGCATGAGATGAGTTCAGAGTACCTTTGAAATCCACGTTCACGATATTGCTGCTGCAGGAGCACGTTTGAtgcatgaaaagtggagaatgTTTTTTCTAACATGTCTTGATCAGTAACTTTCTCTCCACAAAGTATCAGTGTGGAACTAGTATTGAATAATGCAGAGTTATAGTCACTTACGGACTTAAAATCTTGTAACCGTAGGTGCATCCATTCATATCGGGCTCTTGGGAGAATTACAGTTCGTTGATggtcaaatctttcttttagaTTTTTCCAAAGCTCTCGTGGCTCTTTCACAGTGAGATATTCGACTTTCAACCCATCATTGAGGTGATGACGTAGAAAAATAAGTGTCTTTGCACGGTCCTGCTGGGACATTTCATTTCCTTCTTTTATTGTATATCCTAAATTCATAGAGATAAGGTGGACCTCGGCATCCAAAAtccatgataaataattttttccagTCAAGTCAAGTGCTTCAAATTCAAGTTTGGTGATGTTCGCCattgcaacttaaaaaaaaaattatataattagaaTCATGACATAAATAGAGTAAAATTGCAttactattattgaaaataaatattataacaaattatgcatgttactACTTTTACTATGTAATTTTGAAGTTTTGTTATTCTATTTGTTAAACTAACATCGATGCAGGTGTACATTGAGATGTgctcaattaataatttatgtatCTATTACAAATTGCACTAATTACAAATTGTAGCATT
The Primulina tabacum isolate GXHZ01 chromosome 9, ASM2559414v2, whole genome shotgun sequence DNA segment above includes these coding regions:
- the LOC142504373 gene encoding uncharacterized protein LOC142504373; translated protein: MANITKLEFEALDLTGKNYLSWILDAEVHLISMNLGYTIKEGNEMSQQDRAKTLIFLRHHLNDGLKVEYLTVKEPRELWKNLKERFDHQRTVILPRARYEWMHLRLQDFKSVSDYNSALFNTSSTLILCGEKVTDQDMLEKTFSTFHASNVLLQQQYRERGFQRYSELISCLLVAEQNNELLMKNHQMSPTGSTQFPEANGTTFPEEYEIAFPKANANSTQNHNNGRGRGRGRGRGQRRYYQQQNGKKHKTSHQQWNSNNEEAKEKSSKVYEEKCYRCGMEGH